From Rhododendron vialii isolate Sample 1 chromosome 10a, ASM3025357v1, the proteins below share one genomic window:
- the LOC131302283 gene encoding UDP-glycosyltransferase 83A1-like isoform X1, whose protein sequence is METPHVLAIPYPSQGHVIPLLELAQCLVRHGFKVTFVNTEFNHKRVMNALSDNDILTNIVNLVSIPDGLEPWEDRNDLRKLTESTSEVMPGKLEELIEKINGSDNKKKITCVIADGSLGWALEVAVKMGIRRAAFWPAAAAQWALQLSIPELIADGIIESYAGMPVINRMIQLSPSMPSMNTESFPWICFHDENTNKSIFDCLTRNNKAVKFADRLVCNSSYELESAAFALFPNFLPIGSLSASNRLGKSSGHFWPEDSTCLDWLDQQPGQSVIYVAFGSITVFDQIQFQELAMGLELTNRPFLWVVRPDITKEASDAYLTEIKERVATRGRMVCWAPQDKVLGHPSVACFLSHCGWNSTIEGISNGIPFLCWPYFADQFFNQSYICDVWKVGLGFNKDEGGIIRHEEIKDKVEQLLADEALKSRALHLKEVIAKTVEEGGTSSNNLNNFIKWMKE, encoded by the exons ATGGAAACTCCACACGTTTTAGCCATACCTTATCCTTCACAAGGCCATGTAATCCCGCTGCTAGAGCTCGCGCAGTGCCTGGTACGCCATGGTTTCAAAGTCACGTTTGTGAACACTGAGTTCAATCACAAAAGGGTGATGAATGCATTATCAGACAACGACATTCTAACGAATATTGTAAATCTGGTTTCGATCCCGGATGGGTTGGAACCTTGGGAGGATAGAAATGACTTGAGAAAGCTCACGGAATCCACCTCGGAGGTCATGCCAGGGAAGCTAGAAGAGCTTATTGAAAAGATTAATGGATCagacaacaagaagaagatcACTTGTGTTATAGCAGATGGGAGCCTGGGATGGGCCTTGGAAGTTGCAGTGAAGATGGGAATCAGGCGAGCAGCCTTCTGGCCTGCTGCAGCTGCCCAATGGGCTTTGCAATTAAGCATTCCAGAACTGATTGCTGATGGGATTATAGAAAGTTATG CAGGAATGCCGGTAATTAATCGGATGATTCAGCTCTCACCATCCATGCCTTCAATGAACACAGAAAGCTTCCCATGGATATGCTTTCATGATGAGAACACAAATAAATCCATTTTTGATTGTTTGACTAGAAACAACAAGGCTGTGAAATTTGCAGACCGTCTAGTCTGCAATTCAAGTTATGAGCTAGAGTCGGCAGCATTTGCCTTATTTCCGAATTTCCTACCAATAGGTTCACTTTCGGCAAGTAACCGGCTTGGAAAGTCCAGTGGCCACTTCTGGCCAGAGGACTCAACTTGCTTGGATTGGCTTGATCAACAACCAGGACAATCAGTCATCTATGTTGCATTTGGGAGCATCACAGTTTTCGATCAAATCCAATTCCAAGAGTTGGCTATGGGGCTTGAATTAACTAACCGACCATTTTTATGGGTGGTTAGGCCAGATATAACTAAAGAGGCCTCTGATGCTTACCTTACAGAGATTAAAGAAAGAGTAGCAACTCGCGGCCGAATGGTATGTTGGGCGCCTCAGGACAAGGTCCTCGGTCATCCATCTGTGGCTTGTTTCTTAAGCCATTGTGGCTGGAACTCCACCATTGAAGGCATAAGCAATGGAATTCCTTTCCTGTGCTGGCCTTATTTTGCTGACCAGTTTTTCAACCAGAGCTACATTTGTGACGTTTGGAAGGTTGGATTGGGTTTTAACAAAGACGAAGGAGGGATCATCAGACATGAAGAAATCAAGGATAAAGTGGAACAACTGCTAGCCGATGAGGCATTGAAATCAAGGGCTTTGCATCTAAAGGAAGTGATTGCAAAAACTGTCGAAGAAGGGGGCACCTCTAGCAACAATCTCAATAATTTCATCAAGTGGATGAAGGAATAG
- the LOC131302283 gene encoding UDP-glycosyltransferase 83A1-like isoform X2 produces METPHVLAIPYPSQGHVIPLLELAQCLVRHGFKVTFVNTEFNHKRVMNALSDNDILTNIVNLVSIPDGLEPWEDRNDLRKLTESTSEVMPGKLEELIEKINGSDNKKKITCVIADGSLGWALEVAVKMGIRRAAFWPAAAAQWALQLSIPELIADGIIESYGMPVINRMIQLSPSMPSMNTESFPWICFHDENTNKSIFDCLTRNNKAVKFADRLVCNSSYELESAAFALFPNFLPIGSLSASNRLGKSSGHFWPEDSTCLDWLDQQPGQSVIYVAFGSITVFDQIQFQELAMGLELTNRPFLWVVRPDITKEASDAYLTEIKERVATRGRMVCWAPQDKVLGHPSVACFLSHCGWNSTIEGISNGIPFLCWPYFADQFFNQSYICDVWKVGLGFNKDEGGIIRHEEIKDKVEQLLADEALKSRALHLKEVIAKTVEEGGTSSNNLNNFIKWMKE; encoded by the exons ATGGAAACTCCACACGTTTTAGCCATACCTTATCCTTCACAAGGCCATGTAATCCCGCTGCTAGAGCTCGCGCAGTGCCTGGTACGCCATGGTTTCAAAGTCACGTTTGTGAACACTGAGTTCAATCACAAAAGGGTGATGAATGCATTATCAGACAACGACATTCTAACGAATATTGTAAATCTGGTTTCGATCCCGGATGGGTTGGAACCTTGGGAGGATAGAAATGACTTGAGAAAGCTCACGGAATCCACCTCGGAGGTCATGCCAGGGAAGCTAGAAGAGCTTATTGAAAAGATTAATGGATCagacaacaagaagaagatcACTTGTGTTATAGCAGATGGGAGCCTGGGATGGGCCTTGGAAGTTGCAGTGAAGATGGGAATCAGGCGAGCAGCCTTCTGGCCTGCTGCAGCTGCCCAATGGGCTTTGCAATTAAGCATTCCAGAACTGATTGCTGATGGGATTATAGAAAGTTATG GAATGCCGGTAATTAATCGGATGATTCAGCTCTCACCATCCATGCCTTCAATGAACACAGAAAGCTTCCCATGGATATGCTTTCATGATGAGAACACAAATAAATCCATTTTTGATTGTTTGACTAGAAACAACAAGGCTGTGAAATTTGCAGACCGTCTAGTCTGCAATTCAAGTTATGAGCTAGAGTCGGCAGCATTTGCCTTATTTCCGAATTTCCTACCAATAGGTTCACTTTCGGCAAGTAACCGGCTTGGAAAGTCCAGTGGCCACTTCTGGCCAGAGGACTCAACTTGCTTGGATTGGCTTGATCAACAACCAGGACAATCAGTCATCTATGTTGCATTTGGGAGCATCACAGTTTTCGATCAAATCCAATTCCAAGAGTTGGCTATGGGGCTTGAATTAACTAACCGACCATTTTTATGGGTGGTTAGGCCAGATATAACTAAAGAGGCCTCTGATGCTTACCTTACAGAGATTAAAGAAAGAGTAGCAACTCGCGGCCGAATGGTATGTTGGGCGCCTCAGGACAAGGTCCTCGGTCATCCATCTGTGGCTTGTTTCTTAAGCCATTGTGGCTGGAACTCCACCATTGAAGGCATAAGCAATGGAATTCCTTTCCTGTGCTGGCCTTATTTTGCTGACCAGTTTTTCAACCAGAGCTACATTTGTGACGTTTGGAAGGTTGGATTGGGTTTTAACAAAGACGAAGGAGGGATCATCAGACATGAAGAAATCAAGGATAAAGTGGAACAACTGCTAGCCGATGAGGCATTGAAATCAAGGGCTTTGCATCTAAAGGAAGTGATTGCAAAAACTGTCGAAGAAGGGGGCACCTCTAGCAACAATCTCAATAATTTCATCAAGTGGATGAAGGAATAG